Sequence from the Nitrospinaceae bacterium genome:
TTTTGGCTGTGAGAGTCAATTGCCGGATGGGTCTGGTGAATATCTGACTGAACAGGAGCGATACGATGATTCCCAGGAAAATAATTCCAAGGGAAATATAAAGACTTCCCAATCTGTTATCCAAAATGCTGGCATAAAGTTCGTCCAATGAAAATGCTAACAAAAGAGTCCCTTGGCGTTTTTCAAAGTACACAATGGGTTTCGCGATGAACAATCTTTCGTTCAGGACAAAGGGGTTCTCCCTGTGCCGCATTTCAGGAATGTCCAATGCCAGCCCATTGGGGTTAAAGACGGAAAGCTCTCGATCCCTTTCATCAAAAATACCCAGGTAGTCCAGCCTTGTATCTTTTTTGGCCCATTGTATGGCCGATACGATACTTTCAAAATCTTTTAGCTTCAGACTGGTTGCGGCATTTAAGGCCAGCATGTCACTGAAACTACTGGCGTACTCATTCAGCTTTTTAAGAGCTTGTTTCTCATGGATCTTTGGATAATAGGTGAAGTTAAACGTCGAAATCAGCAGCGGGACGAAGGAAATGAAGAGGAACAGTTTGGCTTGTATGGGTAATTTCGAAAATAACTTAGACATCGAGAAACCTGAATAGTAGGGGTGGTATTTTTGGGTGCCGAATCCCTGAACCCGCTCTGGAGATTAATGGGTCACTCTGACAAAAATGACATCAGTAACATAAGGTTGATAGGGAATATGGTTTCCGTCCGCAAAAAGGGCGCGAATCGAATGTATTCCCGTTGACAGCTCGATGGTTCGGCACGAGGATCCATCCCCCATGTGAATGACATTGTTTTTACCCAATGGCTTGCTTAAATCCGTCGGCAAAGAGGAAAATAACAGGTGATGATGCCCTTTTCCCTGCGAGACCCCATTTTTTGCCGGTTCAACGATTAAGTTTTCGGATTTCAGGCAAACTTTAAAAGGACTGGTGACTTCCGCATTATTGGCGGGTTCAATAATCGTCACCTTATACTCCCCAGCATGAGCAATCTGTGCCCAAACCAAAATCACCAGAATAATAAAACTATTTGCAATGAACCTGGTCATACGGGTTTCTCCAATCACTAAGTTTTTTGATTAAGCAGGTCAATAACTTCGAGGAAAAATCCATTTAAAGCTGACTCGGGATGCTTTTCTTAATTCTCAGGGTTTATTTTTTTAACCCTTCAAAAAATCTGAAAGCCTTATAAAGTCCGTTTTGGTGCTCTAACCCTCTAAAATATATTGGATATCCGATAATTTAGTGTAAGCGGCCCAGGCATTATTTGCAATATTTTCTGGGAAATAAATTGATATTAATTATTGTTTTATATTGAGTTAGGTGATTTTTGCCGAAGGAAAGCGGTTTTTGAAAGAGGATTTAAGCGAAAATGATTGAAAAACCGTTTTTTCCAAATAATTGGCGTTTTTAAGACCAAATGTAGGGGATATGCGTGTTCTTTTTGTTTTCATCAATAACAGAGGACGGTTTGGGCGCCTCTCTAACAGATTGCAGACTTGAAAAGAATTGCCGGGAAGGCTAGTATGGCTGAGATATGGAGAAAGATTTTGAACCTCTGAAAATTCGTCTGCGTGTCATATGTGATCGGCTCGATCCCGACGAACAGTCCTATTTCCGCCCCCTGATAGAGAATTTTTCCGGAGCCACCTCGGAGTTTCAGCGCATCATGCGGGATCTGGGTAAATTCGGCGCGAAAATCAGTGACGGGTCAAAATTTGCCGTCTACCGGGAAGTCCAGCATCTCTTCGAGCAACCGAAACACAAAAAATAATTCCTGTTTTATGGATGTTGCGGCAGTTCATATCGTGGTTCGAGGGCGGGTCCAGGGAGTGTGGTATCGCGGCAGCGCACAAGCCCGAGCTTCGGAATTGAATCTCACAGGTTGGGCGCGAAACTGCCCGGACGGTACCGTGGAAATTCATGCCGAAGGAGGAAGGGAGCAACTCGATCAATTTATCGAATGGTGCCGGAATGGGCCTCCTGCGGCGGAAGTAGCGGGCCTCGACACGACTACGGTCCCGCCGGAAGGAATGGAAACGTTTCTCATTCGATAATTCCAAAAGAGAACAGTAAAATGATCCAGGTTCAAAACTTAGTGAAAACGTATCAATCCGTTCTGGCGGTGGATCACCTGAACCTGGAAATCCCAGAAGGCCAGTTGTTTGGCTTTTTAGGTCCCAACGGAGCGGGAAAAACCACGACCATCAAACTGTTGATGGGCCTTTTAAAGCCCACCAGCGGTTCCATCACCATCGGCGGCGTGAATATACATGAAGATCCTGTCAAGGCGAAAGCCATGGTGGGCTACATTCCCGACCGACCCTACATTTACGAAAAACTGACCGGCATGGAGTATCTGGAATTCATCGCCGATTTGTACTCGGTTGATAAAACCCTGGTCCCCTCCCGTGCCATGAAGTTTCTCGAGTTTTTTGACCTGAAAGATTTTGCCCATGAATTGATCGAAGGTTACTCCCACGGAATGAAACAGAAATTGATCATCTCCGGGGCTTTGATCCACACGCCTAAAGTGGTCGTGGTGGACGAACCGATGGTGGGGCTCGACCCCCGCGGAGCCCGGCAGGTGAAGGATCTTTTCCGGGATTTATGCCGGGAGGGCACCACCTTGTTTATGTCCACGCATTCACTGGGAATCGCCGAAGCCATGTGTCATCGGGTAGGGATCATTCTTAAAGGACGCATGATGGCGGTGGGATCAATGGAGGATTTAAGGAAACAGGCGCAACAGGAACACGGTGATCTGGAGGAAATTTTCCTGAAACTCACCGGCGATCACGACATGCAATCTTTGATCGAATCTCTTAAAGTTCCGGGTTGATTTTCAGGGGTTGGATTCCTTCAGCAAAATATCGATCTCCAGTTCTTCTGTTTTACGCCGAAGAAGAACCACCGCCCGGTCGCCAGGGGCGAAGGTTTGCAGGTGTTCGACCAGGTCGTCGACTCCCCCCAAGGTTTCTCCGTTCACAGCCAATAGCACATCGCCTGCCAGGATTCCCGCCCGTTGGGCGTTTGAATTGTCCCCGACATGGACGACGCCGACTCCTGCTTCTTTTTCCTGAAGTCGAACTCCCAGTTTGATTCTGCTTCCAGGCTGAACCTTGTACTCCAGTCTCCAGGCAAAATCACCCGAGTAAAGCGGAATGGCTACCGGCTCCACCTTCATCTCCCGGTCTTTGAGTTCCTCCGGCAGTTCGGTCACGGTGGGCAGGATGATGGAATAGGTGTGAGGAATCCGGCGAAACGCGCGTTTTGGAATTCCGAATCCGTATTGCACATGAAATCCCCCGGCGAGGACGACCAGTTTCCAGTTCTGTGTGGCCTCATTTTTTAAAAACTCAGATACCGTTTGGGCCATGGCCTCCTCCCAGAGGAGAAGCATTCGGTAGGGCTTTATCAGGGCTTCCGCATGGTCATCATGACTTCCAAAGATGGCCATCGAAAAAGCCCTGTGGTAGTCGTCGCTTTCATCCAACTCGGGAAAACTTCCAGAGTTGAGGGTTGAATCCTCATTTCGGAACAGGGCTTCCGTTTCTCTTGAAGATTTCAGTCCGATGATGGGGATGGCGTTTTTCCTGGCAAAGTCGAAAATCGGCCGATAAAGCGGGTATCCCGGTCCCCAGTTGTTCCGAAACAACTTTTTAAAATCCGATTGCGGCAGATCGCCCCGGTTCCAGCGGTCGAGGTCCGCTTGCGCCGAGCGGCGGAACATTTCCATTCCCACGGCGATTTTGCCCGGAAACATTATTGCCAGCTGTTCAAGAACTTCCAGTTGAGCGCGGTGCGCTTCCAGATTGTCGTGGGTTTCACCGATATAAATGACCCGCGACTTAGAGACCATTTCCACCATCTGTCCCTGGGTCACTCGGATTCCGGTCGGAATATGCAGGATCTGGCCAATCTCCAACTGGTTCAGATCCAGATAAGGAGATCCTGAATGGGGCACAGCATATTCTTCGGCTTTCGCACGTTGGGCGTAGGACAACAACCAAATGAGAAGCAGGGCGCCCAGGGTGATTTTTATCGCAAGACTGACAGGAGTCCGGTTCATGAAATCCTTAGAGTTTCATTTTGTGGATTTTAACTGTATAAGACCAATATACATCTTCTTTGAAGCCAGTCAAACCGCCCGGTTTAGAGATTTTCCAGCGAGCGATCGATTTTCAGGCATTTAAGTATTGACATCATAAAAAAATCAATTCATAATCCAAAATTTGCTAAAAATAGAATGTTTTCTGCAGGTTTTCCACTGCGTGGGCATCTTTTTTCTCATTCAGGGGAGTCCGGTAATTCAGGATAGGTAGTGAATGTTTATGCAGGTCAAATCAAAAAAATAGGAGGGGGGTAATACTTTTTGGAAGTAACAGTCTATCAAAACCAGGTTGAAAAAGCCTTGAAAGTTCTTAAGCGGCAGATGACGAAGGAAGGACTGCTGAAAGAATTGAAGCGCAGGCGGTTTTATGAAAAGCCATCGGTAAAAAAGAAGCGAAAACAGAAAGAGGCGAAAAAGAAAAGAAAAGCGGCTTTGAAAAGAAGGCGGTCTTTTTCGATGTAGGAGTCAGGTTTAAAATAGTTCTCAAGCGGTGAAAAACCTAAAGGTTTCTCACCGTTTTTTTTTGCCCGAAACCTGTCCTTCAGGGTTTTTGGTTCGGGATGATCCCGTTTGTTTTTGCCGGGAAATTTCATAAAAAATCACCGCACTGGCCGCCGCAGCATTTAGAGAATCCAGTTTTCCCTGCATGGGAATAGAAACGGTAAAATCGCATTTTTTCCGCAACAGCGGACGGATGCCTTTTTCCTCCCCGCCTATAATCAACGCAACCGGGAAATCGAACTGCAATTCATGGCAGGGAGTTTTTCCGTCCGCATCCACACCGACGGTCCAAAATCCTTCTTTTTTCAGAAGGTCCAGCGTTTGGCCCAGGTTTGTAACCGTTGTTACCGGTAAAATTTCAATAGCGCCAGCCGAGCATTTAGCCACCGTTTCTGAAAGCGGGGCACTACGCCGCTCGGGAAGAATGACTCCCTGGACTCCAAGAGCCTCTGCTGACCGGATAAGGGCTCCCAGGTTTTGCGGATCCTGAATTCCATCGACCAGGACCAGAGTGGGCATTGGAGTCGCCTGAAAGGCCAGCCGGATTAAATCCGTTATTTTCAGCGGTTCCTTTGAGGAAAAATACCCTATAATATTTTGGTGAGAGTAAGCATTGAATTTTTTCTGAAACTTCTTAGAGGAGACCTCCTCAACCTCAACCTTGAGTGATCGGGCCTGGGCCAACAACGCATGAATCCTGGGGTTCAAGGTTCCTTCTTTGACGACGATTTTGTGGCACTGCCGTTTAGAAGCTTTCAAAGCTTCCAGGATGGGGTTGATTCCATATAGAATCGAGGGTTTTTTGTCGTCCATAAAATTTTCGGGTGCGTGTCGGCCTGTCTGCATTGAATATTCTATAACTTCATGATATATATATAGTTTACCTGCCAAACGCTGCCGACGCACCTCTTAAAATGATAATGATTATTCCTGAAATTATGACTGTTTAGATCCTCGGCCAGGGAAAGTATTTTGTGAACCATTTTAACGTTTTCCGCACCTTCTGAAATTTTTAAATGGTTGTTTCTAAAAAAAAGATTGCCCTTTATAGTTTCGGCGTTCTCGTTCTAGTATTTTTCATCGTTCTAGGGGTGGTTTACCATCAATTTAGCGATTTGGAAAAATTCAAGAAAATGGCGGTGGAGCGGCTGGAAGACCTCACCGGGAAAAAAGTTTCCATTGGATCGGCGGAGATGGATTTTATCAAGGGGCTGAGCGTCAAACTCAAGGAAGTGACCATTGGCGGAAATTATGAGGAGAAACCGAAATTTCACGCCAACAGCTTGTGGATGGTGATTAAACTGCTCCCTCTGCTGGACAAGCGGATTGAGGTCAAAAAAATAGAGGTCGAAGGCGTTTTTCTACAATTGATCCGTGATGTTAAAGGCGGATTGAATGTAGAGCGCCTCCAGTACTTGGTTTCCCAGCCGGCGTCGGAGGACGGATTTTTAGAAGCTCTCAAGGGCAGTCTGGTCAATAAGCTGGAAATTAAAGGCGGGGAAATTCGTTTTATTGATTTGAAGACGTTTGCAGGCGACTCCAAGCCGGCCATATTGCAGATAAAAGAAGTCCATGTTTTGATCCAGAAAAAATTACTCCAAATCCCTTTTGATTTCCTGATTCAGGGGAAAATACCCAATCCTGGCCATCCCACTAAAATTAAAGTTGCAGGCACCTTTGACAATCCCACGATGACCTGGGATCTTGCCGGATTTTCTATAGACGGCCAGATTGAAGTCGAGGACCTTCCCGTCGCATGGCTTCACCCCTATTATAAAAAGGTGGTGCCTTCCGTGCCGGGTGAAGGGCGGATCACCCTCGATTCAAAACTTTCAGGAAGCCTGGGAGGCAACCTGCAATCCACCGGGAAATTGAAGTTCATTGCGCAACAGGAAATTTCAGGACCGGTCCTCCGCGACCCTTCGGTTCCTCACCGCGGCACACTGGACTATGAAATCCTCTACAACAAGGACACCATCCGGTTTACTAAAATCAAGATGGATTCCCCATCTTTCAACTTCACAGCCAAAGGAGCCCTGGGTCAATACAGCTCCCAGGACCCGGCAATTTCGTTTGATATTAAAACCGGGGAGTTTCAAATCAACAAAAGTGAAAGCTACCTGCCTTTGCAGGTTTTGCCGAAAGAATACCACCAACAGGTGCACCAGCGTTTCAAAAATGGAACCATTGAATTTGAATCCTTTAAATTCCAGGGAACCCTGTCCCAGCTTCAAAATCTGTCTTTAAAGGAGAACCATCGACTCCTGTCAGGAAAAGTTCGGATGAGGCAGGTGGATTGGCTGGCCCCACTGCCCAGGTTGCAGAATGTGAGCGGGTCGCTTCAACTGGAGTCCGGGAACAGCGCCTTAAATATTAAGAAGGCCCGTTTTCAGAATCACCCCATTATAAATGTAAAAGGAACCATCAAAGATTTGCTCTACAAACCCGTTGCTGACCTGTCTTTAGAAAATAAAGTCGAAATAGGCAGATTTCATCAAACCCTGATGAAAGGCCTGGAGGGTCATTCTTTCCAGGATTTTGTCAGCATATACAGGGACATGAAAGGACCGGGCCGTGTTCGAATTCATCTCAAGGGGCCCCTGATGGATCCCGACAAAATCTCCCTCACAGGAGCTATTTTTCTGGACGGAGTTTCCTTGTACCAGGAGGGCATTGGGCCCAGGATCAAAAATTTAAACGGCAAGATCGACTATAACCTGGTCCCTTCCGGTTCCGCAAAAGGGAAAAAATCCGAGATTCCTCTTTTGAAATTCGATAATTTTTCCGGCAGGTTTGGAAAGAGCACGTTCTGGAACGTGTTTGGCAAAGTGGTCTTGAAAGACGGTGTCCCCACCAAGGAGATGGCCGGAAAGTATGAACTGGATGTGCAGGAGTTGCCTCAGGTCATCACGGATCTGGCGCTTGAATACCCGTTCGATGTGTTGCATGAAAATGCAAAATACACCAGCGGCAGTGTGCAGGTCGATTATCGCTCATTGGGCAATGCCATGAACCTTGAGGAGATTGAGGAGTGGGGAGAAATACAGCTTAAGGATTTATCTCTGCGGTATGAAAAAGGGTTTTTGCCCATATCGAATCTTTCTGGAAAGATTTCTTTTGGGGATCATCCCCTCCACCTTGTGGATGTGAAGGGATGGTACGGGAACTCTCCGATTTATTTAGAAGGCGATCTCACGCCTTATACCCCTAACGGTCCTGAGTTTGCCCTCATGGGCAAATCCTCAAAATTTCTTCCCACCAGTTTAAAGGATATCCCCTTTCTGGAGAAGCTGAAATACACCGGTTATTTGGAAACGGAGTTCACCATCAAAGGGACCCTTCACGATCTTGAGTTCGACAACACGATCGATTTTTCTCAGGCTTCGTATCAATATAAAGATTTATTCATCAAGCCCACCAGCGCCTTCAACAAATTACAATTCAAAGGCCATTTTGATTCCAAAAAAGGAATGATCATAAAAGACCTGACCTATAATTTGGGAGTCAATAAAATCACGGGAAAAGCCAATCTCGACAGTTTCGACACCCCTGAATTCGAGATCCATCTCAACTCGAAAAACTTTAGAACGAATGTGCTGGCGGCATCTCTCAAACCCTTTAAAAATAACCATAACGGATTGGCGGATTTTCAAATCAAAGGTCAGGGAAACTTTAATAAACTGGCCGATGCCAAATTTGGAGGGCAGGT
This genomic interval carries:
- a CDS encoding rod shape-determining protein RodA — protein: MTRFIANSFIILVILVWAQIAHAGEYKVTIIEPANNAEVTSPFKVCLKSENLIVEPAKNGVSQGKGHHHLLFSSLPTDLSKPLGKNNVIHMGDGSSCRTIELSTGIHSIRALFADGNHIPYQPYVTDVIFVRVTH
- a CDS encoding ABC transporter; the protein is MIQVQNLVKTYQSVLAVDHLNLEIPEGQLFGFLGPNGAGKTTTIKLLMGLLKPTSGSITIGGVNIHEDPVKAKAMVGYIPDRPYIYEKLTGMEYLEFIADLYSVDKTLVPSRAMKFLEFFDLKDFAHELIEGYSHGMKQKLIISGALIHTPKVVVVDEPMVGLDPRGARQVKDLFRDLCREGTTLFMSTHSLGIAEAMCHRVGIILKGRMMAVGSMEDLRKQAQQEHGDLEEIFLKLTGDHDMQSLIESLKVPG
- the rpsU1 gene encoding 30S ribosomal protein S21 1, with product MEVTVYQNQVEKALKVLKRQMTKEGLLKELKRRRFYEKPSVKKKRKQKEAKKKRKAALKRRRSFSM
- the yacO gene encoding 23S rRNA (guanosine(2251)-2'-O)-methyltransferase RlmB, with translation MDDKKPSILYGINPILEALKASKRQCHKIVVKEGTLNPRIHALLAQARSLKVEVEEVSSKKFQKKFNAYSHQNIIGYFSSKEPLKITDLIRLAFQATPMPTLVLVDGIQDPQNLGALIRSAEALGVQGVILPERRSAPLSETVAKCSAGAIEILPVTTVTNLGQTLDLLKKEGFWTVGVDADGKTPCHELQFDFPVALIIGGEEKGIRPLLRKKCDFTVSIPMQGKLDSLNAAAASAVIFYEISRQKQTGSSRTKNPEGQVSGKKKR